The Vicia villosa cultivar HV-30 ecotype Madison, WI linkage group LG1, Vvil1.0, whole genome shotgun sequence genome includes a region encoding these proteins:
- the LOC131605722 gene encoding ethylene-responsive transcription factor ERF026-like — translation MSSSSKRHPTYHGIRSRGGKWVTEIREPRKTNRIWLGTFPTPEMAAAAYDVAALALKGREAVLNFPDRASMYPVPASNSSDDIRNAATAAAEFMNAEFSNDAGYEVNPSYQTDQFLDEEAIFSMPSLMVAMAEGMMLSPPRMNSPPSDYLHDQYYTMGQSLWNHF, via the coding sequence ATGTCTTCTTCTTCCAAAAGACACCCAACATACCACGGAATTCGAAGCCGGGGAGGAAAGTGGGTGACTGAAATCCGCGAGCCTCGCAAAACCAACCGCATATGGCTAGGCACATTCCCTACTCCTGAAATGGCAGCCGCAGCATACGATGTCGCAGCTTTGGCTCTCAAAGGTCGGGAGGCAGTGCTAAACTTTCCTGACAGGGCTAGCATGTATCCCGTACCGGCTTCCAATTCTTCAGATGACATACGCAACGCTGCTACTGCTGCAGCTGAATTCATGAACGCTGAATTCAGCAATGATGCTGGTTATGAAGTTAATCCTTCGTATCAAACCGATCAGTTTCTTGATGAGGAAGCTATATTCTCCATGCCAAGTTTAATGGTAGCAATGGCTGAGGGAATGATGCTTTCACCTCCCAGAATGAATTCACCTCCCTCTGATTACTTACATGATCAATATTACACTATGGGACAAAGTTTGTGGAACCATTTTTGA
- the LOC131605730 gene encoding protein DETOXIFICATION 49-like: protein MLAPLIPNSPTCQQQTQNPQNTHYSLALNEAKNISNISLPMILTGLLLYSRSMISMLFLGHLGELALAGGSLAIGFANITGYSVLSGLAMGMEPICGQAFGAKRFTLLGLTMQRMVLILLLTSIFIASLWLNMNKLLLLCGQQEDIAKEAQLYILYSLPDLAAQSLLHPLRIYLRSQSITFPLTCCAALSILLHIPINYLLVSMLKLGIKGVALSAVWTNFNFVGSLIIYIIVSGTYKATWNGISWRCFRNWKALLNLAIPSCVSVCLEWWWYEIMTLLCGLLLNPKASVASMGVLIQTTSLMYIFPSSLSFGVSIRVGNELGAGNPYHAKIAAIVGVCFSFVLGFFAFVFAVSVRNFWASMFTMDNEIIDLTRIVLPIVGICEFGNCPQTTVCGVLRGTARPKLGANINLCCFYVVGMPVAVWLSFFGGFDFEGLWIGMLAAQGCCMVTMMFVLVHTNWNGQAQRAEELMSCDQGDEEQ, encoded by the coding sequence ATGTTAGCTCCTTTGATCCCCAATTCTCCAACATGTCAACAACAAACACAAAATCCCCAAAACACACATTATTCTCTTGCCCTAAATGAAGCAAAAAACATATCCAACATATCTTTGCCTATGATATTAACCGGTCTATTACTCTATTCCCGTTCCATGATTTCAATGCTCTTCCTCGGTCACCTCGGCGAGCTTGCTCTTGCCGGTGGCTCACTCGCCATTGGATTCGCCAACATCACCGGTTACTCAGTTCTCTCCGGCCTCGCCATGGGGATGGAACCTATCTGTGGCCAAGCTTTCGGCGCAAAAAGGTTCACACTTCTTGGCCTCACAATGCAAAGGATGGTACTTATTCTTCTGCTAACTTCAATTTTCATAGCATCCTTATGGCTCAATATGAATAAACTTTTGCTTCTTTGTGGCCAACAAGAAGATATAGCAAAAGAAGCACAATTATATATTCTTTATTCACTTCCTGATCTAGCTGCACAATCACTGCTTCACCCTTTGAGAATCTACCTTCGAAGCCAATCAATAACATTTCCTCTAACATGTTGCGCTGCACTCTCTATTCTCCTTCACATTCCCATTAACTACCTTCTTGTTTCTATGCTCAAATTGGGTATCAAAGGTGTCGCATTAAGCGCTGTTTGGACGAATTTCAACTTTGTTGGTTCGTTAATCATCTACATAATTGTTTCCGGCACATACAAGGCAACATGGAATGGAATTTCTTGGAGATGTTTTAGAAACTGGAAAGCACTATTGAACCTTGCAATTCCAAGCTGCGTTTCAGTTTGTCTTGAATGGTGGTGGTATGAAATCATGACTTTGCTTTGTGGGCTATTGTTGAATCCAAAAGCAAGTGTTGCATCAATGGGAGTTTTGATTCAAACGACATCGTTGATGTACATTTTTCCATCATCTCTAAGCTTTGGAGTTTCAATAAGAGTTGGTAATGAGCTCGGCGCAGGGAATCCATACCACGCAAAAATCGCGGCTATAGTTGgagtttgttttagttttgttttAGGGTTTTTCGCGTTTGTATTTGCGGTTTCCGTGAGAAATTTTTGGGCTAGTATGTTCACAATGGACAATGAGATAATTGATTTGACGAGAATCGTGTTGCCGATTGTTGGGATATGCGAGTTTGGAAACTGTCCACAAACAACAGTTTGTGGAGTTTTGAGGGGAACCGCTAGGCCGAAATTGGGTGCGAATATAAACTTGTGCTGTTTTTATGTAGTTGGAATGCCGGTTGCTGTTTGGTTGAGTTTctttggagggtttgattttgAAGGTTTGTGGATAGGTATGTTGGCAGCACAAGGATGTTGTATGGTGACAATGATGTTTGTGTTGGTACACACAAATTGGAATGGTCAAGCTCAAAGAGCGGAAGAGCTCATGTCATGTGATCAAGGAGATGAAGAACAATGA